One Azoarcus sp. DN11 DNA segment encodes these proteins:
- a CDS encoding DedA family protein has translation MDFLALIDPGPDAGLAALFLSSFLSATLLPGGSELVLAGVLKLRPEQLAPALALATLGNTLGGMSTWGLARLLPQRADTTRLDWVRRHGAPVLLLSWAPVVGDALCAAAGWLRLAWLPCLLWMGLGKLLRYALIAFSVT, from the coding sequence ATGGACTTCCTTGCCCTGATCGACCCCGGCCCCGACGCCGGGCTGGCCGCCCTCTTCCTGTCGAGCTTCCTGTCCGCGACGCTGCTGCCGGGCGGCTCCGAGCTGGTCCTCGCCGGCGTGCTGAAGCTGCGCCCCGAGCAGCTCGCACCCGCGCTCGCGCTCGCGACGCTCGGCAACACGCTGGGCGGCATGAGCACCTGGGGCCTCGCACGCCTGCTGCCGCAACGCGCCGACACCACCCGTCTCGACTGGGTGCGCCGTCACGGCGCGCCGGTGCTGCTGCTGTCGTGGGCGCCCGTCGTCGGCGACGCGCTGTGCGCCGCCGCCGGCTGGCTGCGCCTCGCCTGGCTGCCCTGCCTGCTGTGGATGGGGCTCGGCAAGCTGCTACGCTACGCGCTGATCGCCTTTTCCGTCACCTGA
- a CDS encoding RidA family protein has product MNIQRHGTTARYSDIVIHNGTAWIVEVPASEDADAATQTREILASLDRLLAQAGSARDRLLSATIYLTDMADYDAMNAAWDAWLPAGTAPSRACVQVAALARPGWRVEIALVAAASPRN; this is encoded by the coding sequence ATGAACATCCAGCGCCACGGCACCACCGCCCGTTATTCCGACATCGTCATTCACAACGGCACCGCCTGGATCGTCGAAGTCCCCGCCAGCGAGGACGCCGACGCCGCCACGCAGACGCGCGAGATCCTCGCAAGCCTCGACCGCCTGCTCGCCCAGGCCGGCAGCGCCCGCGACCGCCTGCTGTCGGCGACGATCTACCTCACCGACATGGCCGACTACGACGCGATGAACGCCGCGTGGGACGCGTGGCTGCCCGCCGGCACGGCCCCGTCGCGCGCCTGCGTGCAGGTCGCCGCGCTCGCGCGTCCCGGCTGGCGCGTCGAAATCGCCCTCGTCGCGGCGGCGTCGCCGCGGAACTGA